The nucleotide window TAAAAGTTAATGTTAGGCCAGAACAAAACAACACTTCATATCACCGTTCTTAGATGCAATCACCAGGGTCAGATACAAAACGAAAATTAAATGCGCCTCAGAGGTAGTGACAATTGTGATTATATTCATCACTATAAAAATCTGATGAAAACACATCAATAGATATACATCACCGGCACAATTAACAAAAACATCAATTAAAACAAAGCTTCAAAAACAAGGTTTTAGTTTTGGGTAAGTGCATCAGAGAGATTCCCATTTAGACAATAATCATCATTCTACTTCTCCCTAAGGAGAATCTGATGTCCCTGTCTTTTTATCGTCACTTGCACAAGACCACCACAAATTACTAAAGCACCAACCAAATTATGCAACTACAATTTATGCAAACAAGGAGACTAGTCTTTTATGCAACTTTAAGCTAACACAGAGAATAACAATTTACTGTGAAAGAAGTAAGAGGATTGAAAAATGcctcagatttgtttcttttttcctaGAGACTTAGCTCTCAAAGTATATTTAACACCATCACCGGCATTCAAAACACCAAAGACACAAATAAAACCTATACAAAAAGGCTCACGGAAGACAAAAGATCAAATCTTTACAATTGCCTAGAACCTATAAGAAGACTATAAAGAGATACTACAAGACTAGAGCTATACGAGAAGAGACTATGTTCTGTCTCTGACGAATCGTGTTGGCATTTAAATAGATAAACTGCTGCGGCGGCGAAAATTAGGTCAAAAAAGAAGGAAGTTTCACTGGGCTGGAAAGAAGATAtgaataacccactaggcaaaTTTAAAGGCCCAAGTATGTTATAGCCAAGTTTGCTCGGTTGACTCTTGTAGGAAGGACAAAAAGGTATATGCTTATGTAAGCAATGATGTTTCTCTCAACTCTCAAGAACATAAACAAGGCTTTCACCTTTttgtacttttttttcttccttttttgtgCTTTGTGTTATGAAACTGATCAAGTTTCGTTTTGAATATTAAAGGAAACTGGAGAGCTTTGCTGTAAAACCTCACTCTTTAGTATATCTCTTTCTTTATCATAACATCTGTTGATTTGTGAAACATATTGAGCTGTAACATCTGCGAGATTGTACATGCCCTGAAGAAGACTTTTACGAAACTGGATCATGATGTTAATATACACATTCTTAGGATGAAGGTACTTGATGGATCTCTTAACTACAAAGTtgagtaaattttttttgttatttattagtCCATGGTTTTGTGGTCGTTTGTTTTTACTGCATGGATCAAGCTATTGAGGTAAGGATCATGGATCAAGCATGATGGTTCCTCCTGTTTTATGAACAGGGTCTGACTAACCAAGTAGTGTGTTTTTCAAGGTCGGGTTATAGTCGTGTTAAAAATGATATTCAGctgttttgtatatatttatgtgtCAGTGTGTGTTATAAAATTCAACCACTAGTGcttaagatttttattttgatgaGCATCATGTGATGTCTCCAACACAAAAGGCTTATTTCCACAATCAACGGTATAGATTCAAAAGAACTCCACAATCCGCTCTACTTTAATATCTATATCTTCACCCACTATAAATCCTGATCCTGGGGATGAGCACACAGACTTGTTGTTATATAAATCAGACAAACCTTTGCTTGAAGAAACAGAACACATCATCTGTCTTTAAGAGAAATTAGATGGCGAGAAGACAACTCTTTCAACTTCAAATATTCTTGGTTTTAGCTGTTCTGTCTCTTGTGATCGCATTGAAGCCTGTCCTAGTCATTGCAAGTCTGTAATACTTCTATCTCATTTTCTCTTCAAgtttattcttcttattctaTTTCTTTCTTACATTTCTTGCTTATAGCAGGAACTGAGAAACCGATAGACTGTGAAGCCAAGGGACAACAACTGAATCAGATTAGCTACCTGGTAAGAATCTACTCCATATACACAATACAATGTGAGCAAAAATGAAATATCTTCTGTattttgattcttattcttgttttttgtttgtctaTAATTGTTTCCACTAGAGAAGAAATAAAATGGATCCAAAGATAACAACAAGGACACGGAGGTTGATGAATGTTGTGGAGATTAACGATTATCCAGGATCAGGTGCTAACAGCCGCCACACTCGACCATACTGTCCAGATTGCTAATTCCAATTTCTTGTAACTTAGAGAACCTTTGAAAATGTAATAATCACACGCTATATATGATATCTATCAAGATTTAACATGATGGAATCTTAATCTAAAAGACTATATAAAGATgtcagatatttttttaaagtctcAATCTTTATGAAACCCATGTCTGAAAAGGTTATCTTTTCActcaatttttctttatttttgtaaaacaatCCCACAGCAAACGTAGCTACCGTTAGGTCATCCACTGAAACACACAAAAGGGTTTTGCTCTTTTTTTCACCTTTTAAATATGGCCACCTTTTATGTACTTAATCTTCTCCacatttaattattattgttattgtttttgttttgtgttggTGGAGAGACAATGAGACAGTGGAGGACACAACAACTACCTCAACCATGATGATATATCTTACTATTATAAGACAGATTAAGGAATAAACCGATACAACATAAGCTAAACCCATTACAGAAAATGAAACATTATTTCACCAAACAAAAAGCTATTTAAAGTTAAGGAGAAACAAAACTCCACAACACGATGAACAGAAAACTGACAATCATTTTGTTAAGCTAGGATTGAAAAAGGGTTCATAATTACCCATTACAAAATGGTAAATCATGGGCACAAGTAAGCCCAATGGACTGAAGAAAATACTCGGGTTTGAAAAAAATCAGATATTCAGTGGTAATCTTGTAAATAACCAAAGGTGGATATTGAACCGTTGGAAATTGATGGCCATAACAGAGTAAGCAGAGAAAAAGAAAATCTCAACCatactctaaaataaaatgaaaatgaaataaagCTTTAAGTTTCCTTCTCTCTCTAATTGTACTGTGAAAAAATTACTCGGAATAACTTTTGCTCATAAATGTGTGAACCTAAAATCCTACGGATACTTGCCATGCCCATGAAAGAACCTAAAATCCTACGGATGCTTGCCATGCCCATGAAAGATATATCACAAGACAACAAAATAGCTACATTACTATCCTACGTGGCCAATACCATGCCTATGAATACATCAGAAGACGACACAATGGTTACATTACAATCCCATGTGGCTAAAACGCAGCCGTTTGCTCCACAAAATGGGAGCCACAGATAAAAGAACACACCCAAACCCGTAACTCTATCCACATCTCATCACCACCGTCTATTATTCAATCTAACGGTCTCTACACCTCGAGAATCTCCGACCATATCTAATCCACTtaaacaaaaatacatttaaacaaaacaaaactcacAACTGAAGGAAGAGAGAAGAACACACTTCACTGAAGTCTCTAAGCTTTTCAATGGCGACGTTTGCGCTCAAATCCTTCACCGGACTTCGCCAATCCCCAACGGACCAGATAACTTTCGTCTCCAATGTCCCGTCGTCCCTCTCTCGCTCCCAGCGACGGACCTCCCTCAAAGTAACCGCATCAAGAGCCAGTCCCAAGCTCGCCAACCGCAGCCTCCGCGTCGCCGTCATCGGCGGAGGACCAGCAGGAGGAGCCGCCGCCGAAACTCTCGCTCAGGGAGGCATCGAGACGATCCTCATCGAGCGCAAGATGGACAACTGCAAGCCCTGCGGCGGCGCCATCCCTCTCTGCATGGTCGGAGAATTCAACCTGCCGCTGGACATCATCGACCGTAGAGTCACCAAGATGAAGATGATCTCTCCGTCGAACATCGCCGTCGACATTGGCCGTACGCTCAAGGAGCATGAGTACATAGGTATGGTGAGGAGAGAGGTTCTTGACCAGTACCTGAGGGAGAGAGCGGAGAAGAGTGGAGCCACCGTTATCAACGGTCTTTTCCTCAAGATGGATCTACCGGAGAATTGGGACTCGCCGTACGTGTTGCATTACACGGAGTATGATGGGAAGACGGGAGCTACGGGACAGAAGAAGACGATGGAGGTTGACGCCGTTATCGGAGCTGACGGAGCTAACTCTAGAGTTGCAAAGTCTATCGGTGCCGGAGATTATGACTACGCCATCGCGTTTCAGGTCAAAGTCTTTCCCTTTACATAGTCTGCTGAGAATCAGTGGTCTGATCATAGAGAATtgtaaaccgaaccgaacaaaaaaacaaaatccaaaaccaaaccgaaattcaCAATTATACGAAGTAGTAATTATACCAAAAAAttaccaaataaccaaaaaccaaaaaatttaaCCAAATATTATACGTAGTTGTAATTATAAACTGGACTATGCTAAAAAACCTGAATTATTAGAATAgttttttatccaaaatattaaaaattatctttattTAATCTGAAAACTGATTTTCCCGATTTATTCAAATTATTTTAACCGGCTTGAACCTAAATTTTTTATCAGATATTAGTTGGTTTATAACATTATTAccctaacaaaaatattaaaatatctaactgaaaccaaacaaaattttaaaaataaccgAACCATTCTATTAAAAAATCGAACCGGAACCGAACTTATAATGGAACTCACATGCTTAATCTTGTTCTTACGGAACtgaatgaaaattttggaactTTCAGGAGAGAATCAGAATCCCAGATGATAAGATGACGTACTACGAGGATCTAGCTGAGATGTACGTCGGAGATGACGTGTCTCCAGACTTTTACGGGTGGGTTTTCCCTAAATGCGACCATGTAGCTGTTGGAACGGGAACCGTTACTCACAAAGGTGACATCAAGAAGTTCCAGCTCGCGACAAGAAACAGAGCCAAGGACAAGATTCTAGGAGGCAAGATCATCCGCGTGGAGGCTCACCCTATTCCCGAACACCCGCGTCCACGCAGACTCTCCAAGCGTGTGGCTCTTGTCGGTGATGCCGCAGGGTACGTGACCAAATGCTCCGGCGAAGGGATCTACTTCGCTGCAAAGAGTGGAAGAATGTGTGCTGAAGCCATCGTTGAAGGCTCACAAAATGGTAAAGACATCACATTTTGtctttatgtgtgtttgcgtgtTTAAGTGTTTTTATTGCAACAGGTAAGAAGATGATTGACGAGAGTGATTTGAGGAAGTACTTGGAGAAATGGGACAAGACGTACTTGCCTACGTACAGGGTGCTTGATGTGTTGCAGAAAGTGTTTTACCGATCTAACCCGGCTAGAGAAGCGTTTGTTGAAATGTGCGGTGATGAGTATGTTCAGAAGATGACGTTTGATAGTTATCTGTACAAGAGGGTCGCACCGGGTAGTCCTTTGGAGGATTTGAAGTTGGCTGTGAACACTATTGGGAGTGTGTTTAGAGCTAATGCTCTAAGGAGAGAGATTGAGAAGCTAAATGTTTAAGCTTAATGTCTTGTCCTTAAAAATATCAGTTtcttatttatgtttttgttgaATGATCAGTGGCTTTAAAATCCAAAtccttaataaaaaaaaagattttcacAAACCACTAAACTCATTTGTGAAACCACACAAGAGATACTTCACTTCTTCATCGCTTTCTACACCTTCAATAACTGACTCCTCCTCACTGAGGACAGAGCCGCTGCTTGAACAAGAGGGTTTAGACATCTCTGATGACTTGAGactattcttcttcttcatcttgtgTGTAGCCTTGAAACAAGCTTGTCTCAGCCTCTTTGTCTTGTCGCTAAACTCCAAATCCGGATTCTCTTCGATCCTCCTCCTCTCATCCTCAAGTATCTCTACTGCGTTCTTGAATATTCCTGCTTTCTCTCCGCCTTGCATCTTCTGCCGCTCCTATTCAcatgattaaataaaaatcactcaCAGTAATAAAGacacaatttaataaaaagtgttatTAATATATACCTTGACGTTACTAATAAGAGCTAGTAAGCTCATGAGTTTGCGATGAGGCCATCGGCGAAAACCAAGTTCGCGACATCTTCTTTTCAGAAGAGTTAAACCTACGTCAAGCTCCATAGCTGCCTGAGTTATTGGCATATAGAAGTAGCGAGAGATAGTCTCCATGGACAATGCCTTTGAAGCCGGAAAGGTTGTGTATGTAGTAACATCGCTGATGATTCTCACGTTATGTTCTCTGTTGAGTCTCCTCTTCTTAGTATTCATGTCCAAGTCATCTTCGCCTCTGTTCTGCTCTGCAGAGCTGTATGAGTCGAGTACATCTTCAAGACAAAAGCAAAATCTATGAGACCTCTATgtgtttacatatatataacaacTATGCAAACGATGTGTTATACCTTGAGACAAGGGTTCAAGGTCAGGTAATGACAGAGAAGGTGTAGgcaaatgaaaagcttgagaaACAAAGTTGTTGTGGAGAGGAAGAAGCTCTTCTTCCCAATCAAACGAAGGAAACGTTAACGCGCTGCGTCTGCCAAATAAtacaagaaaacaataaatta belongs to Brassica rapa cultivar Chiifu-401-42 chromosome A07, CAAS_Brap_v3.01, whole genome shotgun sequence and includes:
- the LOC103831923 gene encoding geranylgeranyl diphosphate reductase, chloroplastic, which produces MATFALKSFTGLRQSPTDQITFVSNVPSSLSRSQRRTSLKVTASRASPKLANRSLRVAVIGGGPAGGAAAETLAQGGIETILIERKMDNCKPCGGAIPLCMVGEFNLPLDIIDRRVTKMKMISPSNIAVDIGRTLKEHEYIGMVRREVLDQYLRERAEKSGATVINGLFLKMDLPENWDSPYVLHYTEYDGKTGATGQKKTMEVDAVIGADGANSRVAKSIGAGDYDYAIAFQERIRIPDDKMTYYEDLAEMYVGDDVSPDFYGWVFPKCDHVAVGTGTVTHKGDIKKFQLATRNRAKDKILGGKIIRVEAHPIPEHPRPRRLSKRVALVGDAAGYVTKCSGEGIYFAAKSGRMCAEAIVEGSQNGKKMIDESDLRKYLEKWDKTYLPTYRVLDVLQKVFYRSNPAREAFVEMCGDEYVQKMTFDSYLYKRVAPGSPLEDLKLAVNTIGSVFRANALRREIEKLNV
- the LOC103831921 gene encoding protein RKD2, with amino-acid sequence MVDHKLKEDKPFSFLTYSPSFDDHIALTFPSFDWEEELLPLHNNFVSQAFHLPTPSLSLPDLEPLSQDVLDSYSSAEQNRGEDDLDMNTKKRRLNREHNVRIISDVTTYTTFPASKALSMETISRYFYMPITQAAMELDVGLTLLKRRCRELGFRRWPHRKLMSLLALISNVKERQKMQGGEKAGIFKNAVEILEDERRRIEENPDLEFSDKTKRLRQACFKATHKMKKKNSLKSSEMSKPSCSSSGSVLSEEESVIEGVESDEEVKYLLCGFTNEFSGL
- the LOC103831920 gene encoding uncharacterized protein LOC103831920 isoform X2 produces the protein MARRQLFQLQIFLVLAVLSLVIALKPVLVIARTEKPIDCEAKGQQLNQISYLRRNKMDPKITTRTRRLMNVVEINDYPGSGANSRHTRPYCPDC
- the LOC103831920 gene encoding uncharacterized protein LOC103831920 isoform X1 — protein: MARRQLFQLQIFLVLAVLSLVIALKPVLVIATGTEKPIDCEAKGQQLNQISYLRRNKMDPKITTRTRRLMNVVEINDYPGSGANSRHTRPYCPDC